The genomic window TCGTCAATCCCTCTCAGGGTTGATTCTCAAATGGTCTGAACGGGTCGTGGGGGCCGCCCGGGCTCCCCTTCCAACGGGGTCCCGGGCGGCAACCCGTCAGACCTCTTCGACGCTGCTCGGCTCGCGCCGGGACAGGTCGATTCCGAGCTCTTCCGCGGCGCGGAACACGTCCTCGTCGGTGTCGCGCATCTCGATGGACATGCCGTCCGAGGACAGCACCTCCACGTTGAGGCAGAGCGACTGCATCTCCTTGATGAGCACCTTGAAGGACTCGGGAATGCCGGGCTCGGGGATGTTCTCGCCCTTGACGATGGCCTCGTAGACCTTCACGCGGCCGAGTACGTCGTCGGACTTGATGGTCAGCAGCTCCTGGAGGGCGTATGCGGCGCCGTACGCCTCCAGCGCCCACACCTCCATCTCGCCGAATCGCTGCCCGCCGAACTGCGCCTTACCGCCCAGCGGCTGCTGGGTGATCATCGAGTACGGACCGGTGGACCGGGCGTGCAGCTTGTCGTCCACCAGGTGGTGCAGCTTGAGGATGTACATGTAGCCGATGGAGATCGGCTCCGGGAACGGCTCGCCGGAGCGGCCGTCGAAGAGCCGGGCCTTGCCGGACGGCAGGACCATGCGGTCGCCGTCGCGGTTCGGCACCGTGGACTCGAAGAGTCCGCGGATCTCGTCCTCCCGGGCGCCGTCGAAGACCGGCGTCGCCACGTTGGTGCCGGGCTCGACCCGGTGGGCGTCGATCGCCTCCAGGCGGCGGGCCCATTCGTCGGCCACACCGGAGACGTCCCAGCCCTGCTTGGCGAGCCAGCCGAGGTGGATCTCCAGCACCTGTCCCGGGTTCATCCGGGACGGGACGCCGAGCGGGTTGAGGATGATGTCGACGGGCGAGCCGTCCTCCAGGAACGGCATGTCCTCGACCGGCAGGATCTTGGAGATGACGCCCTTGTTGCCGTGGCGTCCGGCCAGCTTGTCGCCGTCGGTGATCTTGCGCTTCTGCGCCACGTACACGCGCACCAGCTGGTTCACACCGGGCGGCAGCTCGTCGCCCTCCTCGCGGTCGAAGACCCGGACGCCGATGATCTTGCCGACCTCGCCGTGCGGGACCTTGAGCGAGGTGTCACGGACCTCACGGGCCTTCTCGCCGAAGATCGCCCGCAGCAGCCGCTCCTCCGGGGTCAGCTCGGTCTCGCCCTTGGGCGTGACCTTGCCGACCAGGATGTCGCCGGCGACCACGTCGGCGCCGATCCGGATGATGCCGCGCTCGTCGAGGTCCGCGAGGACCTCCTCGGAGACGTTCGGGATGTCCCGGGTGATCTCCTCCGGGCCGAGCTTGGTGTCACGGGCGTCGACCTCGTGCTCCTCGATGTGGATCGAGGACAGGACGTCGTCCTGCACGAGGCGCTGCGACAGGATGATCGCGTCCTCGTAGTTGTGGCCCTCCCACGGCATGAACGCGACCAGCAGGTTCTTGCCGAGCGCCATCTCGCCGGCCTCGGTCGACGGACCGTCGACCAGCACCTGGCCCACGACCACCCGGTCGCCCTCGTTGACGACGACCTTCTGGTTGAAGGAGGTGCCCTGGTTGGAGCGGGAGAACTTGGCCACCCGGTAGGTGGTGTACGTGCCGTCGTCGTTGGTCACCGTGACGTAGTCGGCGGAGACCTCCTGGACCACACCGTCCTTGTCGGCCTTGATCACGTCGCCGGCGTCGACCGCGCAGCGGTACTCCATGCCGGTGCCGACCAGCGGCGCCTCGGCCTTGATCAGCGGCACGGCCTGGCGCATCATGTTCGCGCCCATCAGGGCACGGTTGGCGTCGTCGTGCTCAAGGAACGGGATCATCGCGGTCGCGACCGACACCATCTGGCGCGGCGAGACGTCCATGTAGTCGACGTCGTCACCGGGGATGTAGTCGATCTCGCCGCCACGGCGGCGGACCAGCACGCGGGACTCGGCGTACCGCATGTCCTCGGTCAGCGGCGCGTTGGCCTGCGCGATGACGAAGCGGTCCTCCTCGTCGGCGGTCAGGTAGTCCACGTCGTCGGTGACGACGCCCTCGACGACCTTGCGGTACGGCGTCTCGATGAAGCCGAACGCGTTGACCCGCCCGTAGGAGGCCAGCGAGCCGATCAGGCCGATGTTCGGGCCTTCCGGCGTCTCGATCGGGCACATCCGGCCGTAGTGGGACGGGTGCACGTCACGGACCTCGAAGCCGGCCCGCTCACGGGACAGACCACCGGGGCCGAGCGCGTTGAGACGGCGCTTGTGCGTCAGGCCCGACAGCGGGTTCGTCTGGTCCATGAACTGGGACAGCTGGCTGGTGCCGAAGAACTCCTTGATGGAGGCGACGACCGGCCGGATGTTGATCAGGGTCTGCGGCGTGATGGCCTCGACGTCCTGAGTGGTCATGCGCTCGCGCACAACGCGTTCCATCCGGGCCAGGCCCGTACGGACCTGGTTCTGGATCAGCTCGCCCACGTTGCGGATACGGCGGTTGCCGAAGTGGTCGATGTCGTCGGTCTCGACCATGATCGAGCGGCCGGACTCGCCGACCGTCTCGGTCTCACCGGCGTGCAGCTTCACCAGGTACTTGATCGTGGCGAGGATGTCGTCGGTGGTGAGCACGCCGGCGTCCAGCGGCTCGTCGGCGCCGAGCTTCTTGTTGACCTTGTAGCGGCCGACCTTCGCCAGGTCGTAGCGCTTGGGGTTGAAGTAGAGGTTCTCCAGCAGGGTCTGGGCGGCCTCCTTGGTCGGCGGCTCGCCCGGGCGCAGCTTGCGGTAGATGTCGAGCAGCGCGTCGTCCTGGCCCTGGGTGTGGTCCTTCTCCAGGGTGGCGCGCATCGACTCGTACTCGCCGAACTCCTCCAGGATCTGCTCGGTGCTCCAGCCCAGCGCCTTGAGCAGCACCGTGACCGACTGCTTGCGCTTGCGGTCGATGCGGACACCGACCATGTCGCGCTTGTCGATCTCCATCTCCAGCCAGGCACCCCGGGAGGGGATGATCTTGGCGGAGAAGATGTCCTTGTCGGACGTCTTGTCGATCGAGCTGTCGAAGTAGACGCCCGGCGAGCGGACCAGCTGCGAGACGACGACACGCTCGGTGCCGTTGATGCAGAAGGTGCCCTTGTTGGTCATCAGCGGGAAGTCGCCCATGAAGACCGTCTGGGACTTGATCTCGCCGGTCTCGTTGTTGGTGAACTCGGCGGTGACGAAGAGCGGCGCACCGTAGGTGAAGTCGCGCTCCTTGCACTCGTCCAGCGAGTTCTTCGGGGGCTCGAACCGGTGGTCACGGAACGTGAGCGACATCGACCCGGAGAAGTCCTCGATCGGGGAGATCTCCTCGAAGATCTCCTCAAGACCGGACTTCCTGGGGACGTCCTGCCCACTGTCCAGGGCCGCCTCGACCCGAGCCTTCCACGCGGCATTGCCGAGCAGCCAGTCAAAGCTCTCGGTCTGGAGCGCGAGGAGGTTCGGAACTTCGAGCGGTTCACGGATCTTCGCGAAAGAGATGCGCAGCGGAGCGGTGCTTGCGCCGTTGTTCGAATTGGTGGTCGAGGCGTTGCGCGAGGCGGCCAAGAGGGGGTCCTTCCGAGGGCTCGGACTCACTACGCGCGTACCGGTCCGCCCCTGAGGACCAGAAGAAAACCCTGATGACGGGCCTCTTCAGCAGCTCTCAGACGTGGGCATGCTCCTGGTGACGGGCCAGGCAGCAGCTAACAGGCAGCGCAAAGGGTCAGTGTAGCCACTTGGCACACTGATGTCCAGAGCTGAGATTCGGAGTACCGAATCGTCGCCCCCTCTGCCTGTCTACGGGTCCCAGCCTCGGAACCTGGAACCGCATCCGTCAACGCTGCCGTCGTGCCGCGTCCTGCTGCATAGCCATGCATTCCCGCATCGCCGCCGATCCATGCATCGGACCTCGACCGAAGTCGGAGCCGATGGCCGACCGCTCGCGCGGCGCGTCCTGAGAATTGCGCGCCGCGTGCCATACGTCAAGGCCCCAGCCCCGCGGACCTGTTCGAGGACGTGCTCTCAGCAGGAGGGATCACCCTACCCGGCGGGTACGACAACGCCGGCACGGCCCGCCGGAAGGGCACGAACGACCGAGGGCGGCCACCCTTTCGGGTGGCCGCCCTGCGGCGGGTGGAGCACAGGCTCCGCGGTCATACCGTGTCACCCGGTGCGGCCGACGGCCACACCGGGCAACGAGGTGTCACGCGGTGTTACTTGACCTCGACCGAGGCGCCGGCGGCCTTGAGCGCCTCGGCACCCTTGTCCGCGGCCTCCTTGGCGACCTTCTCCAGGACGGGCTTGGGGGCGCCGTCCACGAGGTCCTTGGCTTCCTTCAGGCCGAGCGAGGTCAGCTCACGCACGACCTTGATGACCTGGATCTTCTTGTCACCGGCGGCGGTGAGGATGACGTCGAACTCGTCCTGCTCCTCGACGGCCTCGGCCACCGGGGCACCCGGGCCCGCGACGCCGGCCGCGACGGGGGCGGCGGCGGTGACGTCGAACTTGTCCTCGAACGCCTTCACGAACTCGGCGAGCTCGATGAGGGTGAGGTTCTCGAACTGCGCGAGCAGGTCGTCCTGGCTGAGCTTGGTCGCCATGATGGCGGTCCTTCCACTAATTCGGCAGGTGCCGGATGTACAAGTCGGCGGGCGTACGGTCGGCCCGCGTCGGCCGGTGCCCTGCGGCACCGACCTGCGACCGGTGCCTTGCGGCGCCGGTCATCGTGCGAGCCGAATTACTCGGCACCGCCCTGCTCGGCCTCGGCCTTCTTGGCACGAAGCGCCTCCGCGGTGCGGACGAACTTCGAGGGGAGCGCCTGGAAGAGCGCGGCAGCCTGCGACTGCTTGCCCTTCATGGCACCCGCCAGCTTGGCGAGCAGAACCTCGCGGGACTCGAGGTCCGCAAGCTTCTTGATCTCGTCGGCGGACAGCGCCTTGCCGTCAAGGACACCGCCCTTGATGACGAGAGCGGGGTTGTCCTTGGCGAAGTCGCGCAGACCCTTCGCCGCCTCGACCGGGTCACCGGTCACGAAGGCGACAGCAGACGGACCCGCGAACAGGTCGTCGAGCTGGTTGATCCCGGCCTCGTTGGCCGCGATCTTGGTCAGCGTGTTCTTCACCACGGCGTACGTGGCGTTCTCACCGAGCGAACGGCGCAGCGTCTTGAGCTGCGCCACGGTGAGACCGCGGTACTCGGTCAGCACGGCGGCGTTCGAGGAGCGGAACTGATCCGTCAACTCGGCAACCGCGGCAGCCTTGTCAGGCCTCGCCATGAGTCTCGGCCTCCTTCCGGGGTGATTACGGACCGCACGGAATTGAAGGAGGTGACCCGGCAAAAAACAAACGCCCCGGCGCAGGCGCACGGGGCGTGACTCCACGAAGCAACCTTCGGAGTCCATCCACGAATCACCTGCGCGGGCCGTCCGCATCCAGCGGATCCTTCGGTCGTCCCGCCCTTTTCGGGGCACGACGACGACCAGCGGTCTTTGGCTTCCCGGGAAGCGTACGGGACCGCGGCCCCGCGGGGCAAATCGCCCGCGGGGCCGCGGCTCGTGCTGGGCCTCAGTTGTCCTGCTGCTGCTCTTTCATCAGGTCGCCGAAGTCCTTGGAGTCGGACGCGGCCGGCGCCTCGGTGGTCACCGAGGTGCCGAAGTCCGAGTAGTAGGTCGTCGTCTTCATCGTGCCGGACTTGGTGTTCGCCGTGACGAGTGCCTCCACCGGCAGGTTGTCCTTCGACACCCACAGGTCGATCGTCTCCGAGGTGACGCCGGCCTTGGCGAGGGTGTCCCGCAGCTCCGACAGCTCGGCGGCGGTCAGATTCGGCACCTGCTTCCCGGTGAAGTCCTCGACGTCGACGGTGCTGGTGTAGTGGGTGGTCTGCACGCCCCTGACCGTCTGCGTGCCGACGGCCTTGCTGTCCGGCGAGGCCAGGGCCGCGTCGACACTCTTGACCGGGTTGTTGTTCTGGATCGTGTCCTTCAGGTACGAGCCCGCGCCACCGGTGAGCTTGGCCAGGTCGTCGTAGCTGTACTTGATCCAGTGCCTGCCGCCGAGCTGCGTGGCCATGGTGGGCCCCATGTTCACGTAGTACGCGTCCGGCAGGTAGCGGGCGTCCATGGTGGTCGGCGCCCCCGCCTGACGCAGCGACTCGGCCACCGAGCCGCCGCTGTAGGCGAGCTTCATGGTGCCGGTCAGGCCATGCCCCCAGTCCAGCGCGCCCTTGCTGGTCATCGTCATCGTCGTGCCGAGCGAGATGGTCGACTCGACCTTCGCCGAGTGCACGCCGGAGGCGGCCTTCTTCACCAGGTCCAGCGCGTCGACCGCGTGCGCCACCCCTGACAGCGGCGACTTCGCCGTGGTGGTGGCGGTCCCCGCCGGCGTCGACGCCTTGTCGCCCCCGGACGCCGAGGATCCCAGCGGCCCGCAGGCCGCGAGCGCCAGCACCGACGTGGCGGCGACGACACCGGTCGCCGCACCCTTGATCCCACGCATCTTTCATCCCCCCTCGCGGGGAACAGTCGTCCCCGTGAAACCAGCGGAACACTAACGCACGCCGCTGACAAGCCCGTGCGCCAGGTCGTCCGGCCCCCCGGGGGCAGGCGGACGGTGGTCCGGGGAACGCGAAACGCCCCGCACCACCCGGTGGACCGGGTGGTGCGGGGCGTACGTTCGCCCGGGCGTCAGACCGACGCCGGGTCCTCCTCGACCAGCAGGTTGCGGGTGCGGTTGGGGTCGATCTGGATGCCGGGGCCCATGGTGGTGGACACGGCAGCCTTCTTGACGTAACGCCCCTTGGCGGCGGACGGCTTGAGCCGCAGGATCTCGTCCAGCGCCGCCGCGTAGTTCTCCACCAGGCGGGTCTCATCGAAGGAGACCTTGCCGATGATGAAGTGCAGGTTGGAGTGCTTGTCGACGCGGAACTCGATCTTGCCGCCCTTGATCTCGGTGACCGCCTTCGCCACGTCGGGCGTCACGGTGCCGGTCTTCGGGTTCGGCATCAGACCACGCGGGCCGAGGACGCGGCCGAGGCGGCCGACCTTGCCCATGAGGTCCGGGGTGGCGACGACGGCGTCGAAGTCCAGCCGGCCCTTCGCCACCTCGTCGATGAGTTCGTCGGAGCCGACGATGTCGGCTCCCGCGGCTTCCGCGGCCGCAGCACGGTCACCGGTCGCGAAGACCAGGACCCGGGCGGTCTTGCCGGTGCCGTGCGGAAGGTTCACGGTGCCACGGACCATCTGGTCGGCCTTGCGCGGGTCCACACCCAGGCGGAAGGCGACCTCGACGGTCGAGTCGAACTTGGTGGTCGCGGTCTCCCGGGCGAGACGGACAGCCTCCAGGGGCGCGTACAGGCGCTCCTGGTCGATCTTGGCGTCCGCAGCGCGGAGAGACTTGCTGCGCTTGCTCACGTGCGTGCTCCTGTTGTCGTGACGGAGTCGTGGTGCGGGCCGAGCCGGCCCTTCCACAAGGGGGTGCGGTACCTGGCGGGCTGTTCAGGCCTCGCCTTTTCGCTCGGGCGTCAGCCCTCGCCTTTTCACTCGGGCTTCCTGCTCACTCGCTCCGCGGACGGCCTCGTTCCTCGGCCGGCCACTGCGCGAGCTCGGGCGTCAGCCCTCGATTTTTCGCTCGGGCTTCCTGCTCACTCGCTCCGCGGACGGCCTCGTTCCTCGGCCGGCCACTGCGCGAGCTCGGGCGTCAGCCCTCGACGGTGATGCCCATCGAGCGGGCCGTACCCGCGATGATCTTCTCGGCGGCGTCGAGGTCGTTCGCGTTCAGGTCGGGGAGCTTCGTCGTGGCGATCTCCCGCACCTGGGCGCGGCTGAGCTTGGCGACCTTCTTGACGTGCGGCTCGCCGGATCCCTTGTCGACACCCGCGGCCTTGAGGATCAGCTTGGCCGCCGGCGGCGTCTTGGTGATGAAGGTGAAGGAACGGTCGTCGTAGACCGTGATCTCCACCGGGATCACCATGCCGCGCTGCGACTCGGTCGCCGCGTTGTAGGCCTTGCAGAATTCCATGATGTTCACGCCGTGCTGACCCAGCGCGGGTCCGACCGGCGGTGCCGGGTTGGCCGCACCGGCGTTGATCTGGAGCTTGATCAGCCCCGTGATCTTCTTCTTCTTGGGAGGCATTGCTCTCTCCGGGTCCTGTTGAGAGTTTTTCCGTGCCTGCGAGCAGGCATACCGCACCACGATAGCGGGTACGGCGCCCGGCCCTGAAATCCGCGGGCCTCACCGCCCCCCTGGCGCCCCGTCCCCGGCCCGCGGCCCCCGCGGAAGCGTGGCTTTCGGCCCCACGAGTCGTTGGAAATCTCACCCAGTGCACCCGCACCACGCCCGGCGGTAGCTGAAATTCCGGTCTACGCGGGAAGAATTCTTGGCATGGACACTTCCCGGGGCTGCCTACCGGCTGGTACCAAGTGGGTGCAGCGTTCCCCCACTTGGAGGTTCCGTGAGACTGACCAGGCCATTAGCCGCTCTCGCCGCACTCGCGCTCGCCCTGCTTGCCGCGCTGGTGCTGTCCGGTCCCGCACACGCCGCAGGGCCGGCGTACGTCGCCCTCGGGGACTCGTACTCGGCCGGGAACGGTGCCGGCAACTACATCAGCTCCAGCGGCGACTGCCACCGCAGCAACAGCGCCTACCCGGCGCTGTGGGCCGGCGCGCACAGCCCGTCCTCGTTCACCTTCGCCGCCTGCTCGGGCGCGGTGACCAGCGACGTGACCGGCAGCCAGCTCGGCGGGCTCAACTCCTCCACCGGCCTGGTCACCGTCACCATCGGCGGCAATGACGCGGGATTCTCCGACGTCATGACCACCTGCGTGACCGGCTCCGACAGCACGTGCGTCAACCGGGTCAGCCAGGCGGAGACCTTCGTCCGCACCACGCTGCCCGGCCGGCTCGACACCGTCTACAACGCCATCCGCGCCAAGGCCCCCAACGCCAGGGTCGTCGTCCTCGGCTACCCGGACATGTACGACCTGTCGGCCTGGTTCTGCGTCGGTCTCAGCTCCACCAAGCACCAGAAGATCGACGAGGCCGCCGACGTACTCGACACCACCACCGCCTCCGTCGCGGCCGCCCACGGCTTCGTCTTCGGCGACGTCCGCCCCACCTTCCACGGCCACGAACTCTGCTCGGGCGACGCCTACCTGCACTCCCTGGTCATCTCCCCCAGTTGGGAGTCCTACCACCCCACCGCTTCCGGCCACTCGGCCGGCTACCTCCCGGTCCTGAACGCCAACGCCTGACGCGAAAAGCCGGGCCCCCGCTCCCATGACGGAAGCGGGGGCCCGGCTGTGCGCCAGTGTGCCGGTGAGCCGACGGCTAGTTCTTCTGGATCTGGTCGAAGCTGAGCTCGACCGGGGTCTCCCGGCCGAAGATCTCGACCAGGCCCTTGACCTTCTTCGAGTCCGGGTTGATCTCGTTGATCGTCGCCTGCAGGGTGGCGAAGGGGCCGTCGGTGACGGTGACCGAGTCGCCGACCTCGAAGTCCAGCACCTGGACCTCGACCTTGCGGGGCTGGGCGGTGCCCTCGGCGATGGCGGCCGCCTCGGCGGCGGCCTCGACCTCGGGGGCCAGCATCTTGACGATCTCGTCGAGGGTCAGCGGGTACGGGTCGTACGCGTTGCCGACGAAGCCGGTGACACCGGGGGTGTTGCGGACGACGCCCCAGGACTCGTTCGTCAGGTCCATGCGGACCAGCACGTAGCCGGGGAGCTTGTTCTGCCGGATGGTCTTGCGGTCGCCGTTCTTGATCTGAACGACTTCCTCCTGCGGGACCTCGGCCTGGTAGATGTATTCCTCGACGTTCAGCGAGACGGCACGCTGCTCCAGGTTGGACTTCACCCGGTTCTCGTAGCCCGCGTACGTGTGGATCACATACCACTCGCCGGGCAGGGTACGAAGCTCCTCGCGGAAGGCGGCCACCGCGTCGACCGGGGTGAGGGCCGCCGCGGGGGCGTCCTCGTCCTCTTCCCCGTCGTCGTTCTTGTCCTCGGCGTCCTCGTCCGCGTCCTCGGACTTCGCCTCGGCGTCGGCGTCCTCGGAGGACTCCTCCGCGTCGCCGGACCCGGCGTGGACGGCGGCCTGCTCGGCGGTTTCGCCCTCGGCCAGGTCGGCGGCAACCGCCTGGTCGACGTCGCCGTCGGCGGCCTCGACGGTGTCGAGCGCGCGGTCGGCGCTCTCGACGGACTCGTCGGCGTCGTACACGTTCGGGTCAGACACGGTGACTGCTTCTTCCTGACTTCAAAGGTGGCGCTGCGGGCGGGGCGGCCAGCGGCCTGCGCCCTCCGCGCGGATCTGG from Streptomyces sp. NBC_01198 includes these protein-coding regions:
- a CDS encoding SGNH/GDSL hydrolase family protein; the protein is MRLTRPLAALAALALALLAALVLSGPAHAAGPAYVALGDSYSAGNGAGNYISSSGDCHRSNSAYPALWAGAHSPSSFTFAACSGAVTSDVTGSQLGGLNSSTGLVTVTIGGNDAGFSDVMTTCVTGSDSTCVNRVSQAETFVRTTLPGRLDTVYNAIRAKAPNARVVVLGYPDMYDLSAWFCVGLSSTKHQKIDEAADVLDTTTASVAAAHGFVFGDVRPTFHGHELCSGDAYLHSLVISPSWESYHPTASGHSAGYLPVLNANA
- the nusG gene encoding transcription termination/antitermination protein NusG yields the protein MSDPNVYDADESVESADRALDTVEAADGDVDQAVAADLAEGETAEQAAVHAGSGDAEESSEDADAEAKSEDADEDAEDKNDDGEEDEDAPAAALTPVDAVAAFREELRTLPGEWYVIHTYAGYENRVKSNLEQRAVSLNVEEYIYQAEVPQEEVVQIKNGDRKTIRQNKLPGYVLVRMDLTNESWGVVRNTPGVTGFVGNAYDPYPLTLDEIVKMLAPEVEAAAEAAAIAEGTAQPRKVEVQVLDFEVGDSVTVTDGPFATLQATINEINPDSKKVKGLVEIFGRETPVELSFDQIQKN
- the rplA gene encoding 50S ribosomal protein L1, yielding MSKRSKSLRAADAKIDQERLYAPLEAVRLARETATTKFDSTVEVAFRLGVDPRKADQMVRGTVNLPHGTGKTARVLVFATGDRAAAAEAAGADIVGSDELIDEVAKGRLDFDAVVATPDLMGKVGRLGRVLGPRGLMPNPKTGTVTPDVAKAVTEIKGGKIEFRVDKHSNLHFIIGKVSFDETRLVENYAAALDEILRLKPSAAKGRYVKKAAVSTTMGPGIQIDPNRTRNLLVEEDPASV
- the rplK gene encoding 50S ribosomal protein L11; protein product: MPPKKKKITGLIKLQINAGAANPAPPVGPALGQHGVNIMEFCKAYNAATESQRGMVIPVEITVYDDRSFTFITKTPPAAKLILKAAGVDKGSGEPHVKKVAKLSRAQVREIATTKLPDLNANDLDAAEKIIAGTARSMGITVEG
- the rpoB gene encoding DNA-directed RNA polymerase subunit beta; translation: MAASRNASTTNSNNGASTAPLRISFAKIREPLEVPNLLALQTESFDWLLGNAAWKARVEAALDSGQDVPRKSGLEEIFEEISPIEDFSGSMSLTFRDHRFEPPKNSLDECKERDFTYGAPLFVTAEFTNNETGEIKSQTVFMGDFPLMTNKGTFCINGTERVVVSQLVRSPGVYFDSSIDKTSDKDIFSAKIIPSRGAWLEMEIDKRDMVGVRIDRKRKQSVTVLLKALGWSTEQILEEFGEYESMRATLEKDHTQGQDDALLDIYRKLRPGEPPTKEAAQTLLENLYFNPKRYDLAKVGRYKVNKKLGADEPLDAGVLTTDDILATIKYLVKLHAGETETVGESGRSIMVETDDIDHFGNRRIRNVGELIQNQVRTGLARMERVVRERMTTQDVEAITPQTLINIRPVVASIKEFFGTSQLSQFMDQTNPLSGLTHKRRLNALGPGGLSRERAGFEVRDVHPSHYGRMCPIETPEGPNIGLIGSLASYGRVNAFGFIETPYRKVVEGVVTDDVDYLTADEEDRFVIAQANAPLTEDMRYAESRVLVRRRGGEIDYIPGDDVDYMDVSPRQMVSVATAMIPFLEHDDANRALMGANMMRQAVPLIKAEAPLVGTGMEYRCAVDAGDVIKADKDGVVQEVSADYVTVTNDDGTYTTYRVAKFSRSNQGTSFNQKVVVNEGDRVVVGQVLVDGPSTEAGEMALGKNLLVAFMPWEGHNYEDAIILSQRLVQDDVLSSIHIEEHEVDARDTKLGPEEITRDIPNVSEEVLADLDERGIIRIGADVVAGDILVGKVTPKGETELTPEERLLRAIFGEKAREVRDTSLKVPHGEVGKIIGVRVFDREEGDELPPGVNQLVRVYVAQKRKITDGDKLAGRHGNKGVISKILPVEDMPFLEDGSPVDIILNPLGVPSRMNPGQVLEIHLGWLAKQGWDVSGVADEWARRLEAIDAHRVEPGTNVATPVFDGAREDEIRGLFESTVPNRDGDRMVLPSGKARLFDGRSGEPFPEPISIGYMYILKLHHLVDDKLHARSTGPYSMITQQPLGGKAQFGGQRFGEMEVWALEAYGAAYALQELLTIKSDDVLGRVKVYEAIVKGENIPEPGIPESFKVLIKEMQSLCLNVEVLSSDGMSIEMRDTDEDVFRAAEELGIDLSRREPSSVEEV
- the rplJ gene encoding 50S ribosomal protein L10; the protein is MARPDKAAAVAELTDQFRSSNAAVLTEYRGLTVAQLKTLRRSLGENATYAVVKNTLTKIAANEAGINQLDDLFAGPSAVAFVTGDPVEAAKGLRDFAKDNPALVIKGGVLDGKALSADEIKKLADLESREVLLAKLAGAMKGKQSQAAALFQALPSKFVRTAEALRAKKAEAEQGGAE
- the rplL gene encoding 50S ribosomal protein L7/L12, yielding MATKLSQDDLLAQFENLTLIELAEFVKAFEDKFDVTAAAPVAAGVAGPGAPVAEAVEEQDEFDVILTAAGDKKIQVIKVVRELTSLGLKEAKDLVDGAPKPVLEKVAKEAADKGAEALKAAGASVEVK